One Nesterenkonia sandarakina genomic region harbors:
- a CDS encoding MFS transporter: MIIGLLGRLPTAMTPMLLLVAIPIGGGSLTQAGAAVGSAALGTATSGVVVGLLIDRFGARLIVTLIAVIQSAALIGLAVQFGSLEDTLMLLVLAFVVGVSNPAIGALGRAAWARRADAGELDPPAMRSAMAWEASSSEAAFVIGPVTASLLLSVIEPRTALIGLALVGFVIHLEFVRLVPLHVATGAGAHPGRRGAPSRSVLDAKEVRRPALVASAALLLATSVGLVFGSVQASLNAVFAALEVPALVGLVYGVMGAGSILGGLVWAQIPDRARGAWVIPVAGVVLTGVGVLVLSAGSLGFAASCVVCAVVGLWLSPVLGEAYYQTRAAVSEKFKVTMMTVFASGTSVGVGIGAPLASGLATLGEPQYGFLGVVVAGVAFLVGGGCLLRQEGGGPPN; encoded by the coding sequence ATGATCATCGGCCTGCTAGGCCGCCTCCCCACCGCGATGACACCGATGCTGCTCCTGGTGGCCATACCCATCGGGGGTGGCAGCCTGACTCAGGCAGGAGCAGCTGTCGGGTCCGCCGCGTTAGGAACCGCGACCAGCGGTGTAGTCGTCGGACTGCTCATCGACCGGTTCGGCGCACGACTCATCGTCACGCTAATCGCGGTGATTCAGTCCGCAGCCCTTATTGGTCTTGCAGTGCAGTTCGGCAGCCTCGAAGACACCCTGATGCTCTTGGTCCTAGCGTTCGTCGTAGGTGTTTCCAACCCGGCAATCGGCGCACTTGGTCGTGCGGCCTGGGCCAGGCGCGCTGACGCTGGCGAATTGGACCCTCCCGCTATGCGTTCAGCGATGGCATGGGAAGCATCCTCATCTGAGGCTGCATTCGTCATCGGGCCTGTGACCGCGTCACTGCTGCTGAGTGTGATCGAACCACGCACGGCTCTGATCGGGCTGGCGTTGGTCGGCTTCGTCATACACCTGGAATTCGTGCGACTGGTGCCTCTCCACGTCGCGACCGGCGCTGGAGCTCATCCCGGGCGTCGAGGTGCACCTTCGAGGTCTGTATTAGATGCCAAGGAGGTCCGCCGACCCGCGCTGGTCGCGTCCGCGGCGCTGTTGCTCGCCACCTCTGTCGGTCTGGTCTTCGGCTCCGTTCAGGCATCGCTGAACGCCGTCTTCGCCGCGCTCGAGGTTCCCGCCCTGGTTGGACTGGTCTACGGGGTCATGGGGGCGGGAAGCATCCTCGGTGGTCTCGTCTGGGCCCAGATACCCGACAGGGCGCGAGGCGCCTGGGTGATCCCTGTGGCGGGTGTGGTGCTTACCGGTGTCGGAGTTCTTGTGCTCAGCGCAGGATCCCTAGGGTTCGCTGCATCGTGCGTGGTGTGCGCTGTCGTAGGGCTGTGGCTGTCTCCTGTCCTGGGTGAGGCCTACTACCAGACGAGGGCGGCCGTATCGGAGAAGTTCAAGGTCACGATGATGACGGTCTTCGCCAGCGGAACGAGTGTCGGTGTTGGTATCGGGGCGCCTCTGGCGTCAGGTCTCGCGACGCTTGGGGAGCCCCAGTACGGATTCCTCGGGGTGGTCGTCGCGGGAGTGGCATTTCTCGTCGGGGGCGGGTGCCTCCTGCGGCAGGAAGGAGGCGGTCCGCCCAATTGA
- a CDS encoding peptidoglycan-binding protein, whose product MIGINQFSGIVRQVNPGQRQNGDIAYLVDNKAVRIIESEEPFWRDLTTGTTGADVEAVQSFLSTEGYLEAEPSGTYDSTTAQAVTAWQSDLGVPTGDGAIQLGEIVAVDRTPLAIELGEQIQVGSQLSGGEEAMTATTGDREFVLNVTSEQARQIPADSTVEITHGEHRFEAVVDEVAESGSEGAGGLVEYSLTSPTQDRICGEYCDTLPAGEEITLRSSVIVSPPVEGVSVPAAAVRTDTDGATYVSSPDGDILVEVIGSGQGLVILEGLEEGTPVKVFASSTPGVSSDSSGPGEQ is encoded by the coding sequence GTGATCGGGATCAACCAGTTCAGCGGGATAGTCCGTCAGGTCAATCCCGGCCAGCGCCAGAACGGCGACATCGCCTACCTCGTCGACAACAAGGCAGTACGAATCATCGAATCAGAGGAACCGTTCTGGCGAGACCTCACTACCGGAACCACGGGGGCCGACGTAGAGGCAGTCCAGTCGTTCCTCAGCACAGAGGGATACCTCGAGGCGGAACCGTCCGGGACTTATGATTCCACGACAGCCCAGGCGGTCACAGCCTGGCAGTCCGATCTTGGTGTCCCCACTGGCGATGGTGCAATCCAGCTCGGGGAAATCGTCGCAGTCGACCGAACTCCCCTCGCTATCGAACTCGGAGAACAGATCCAGGTAGGGTCCCAGCTCAGTGGTGGCGAAGAAGCGATGACCGCGACCACTGGTGACCGGGAGTTCGTATTAAACGTGACTTCCGAGCAGGCCCGGCAGATCCCAGCAGATTCGACCGTGGAGATCACCCATGGTGAACACCGGTTCGAGGCAGTGGTCGACGAGGTCGCGGAATCCGGTTCAGAAGGAGCTGGCGGCCTGGTCGAGTACTCCCTCACATCCCCTACGCAGGACAGAATCTGTGGTGAGTACTGCGACACTCTTCCGGCTGGAGAGGAGATCACGTTGCGCTCCTCGGTGATCGTCAGCCCGCCTGTGGAAGGGGTCTCCGTGCCGGCGGCTGCGGTGCGTACCGATACTGACGGGGCCACCTATGTCAGTTCCCCTGACGGCGATATCCTTGTCGAGGTGATCGGTTCTGGCCAAGGTCTGGTCATCCTCGAAGGCCTCGAGGAAGGCACGCCGGTGAAAGTCTTTGCAAGCTCCACCCCCGGAGTTTCATCTGACTCCAGTGGCCCTGGGGAGCAGTGA
- a CDS encoding ABC transporter ATP-binding protein: MALAIESLSFRYDRTEKDLFGGLDHTFTPGRVTAITGSSGRGKSTLLYILGLMLTPTQGTVRLHGQKVSTSTDTDRSKTRAADIGFVFQDAALDPSRSILDAVIEPGLYAGWRSSEARARGRELLESLGLAHRATHRPGEISGGQAQRVAVARSLIADPSVLLADEPTGNLDAANAQSVLEALSHTTEHDHRGAAAGRTVVIATHDPFVIDFADEVLDL; this comes from the coding sequence ATGGCGCTAGCCATAGAGTCTCTCTCGTTCCGCTACGACCGCACAGAAAAGGACCTCTTCGGCGGCTTGGACCATACCTTTACGCCGGGACGCGTAACAGCGATCACCGGGTCCTCTGGTCGTGGTAAATCCACCTTGCTCTACATTCTGGGACTGATGCTCACCCCCACCCAGGGCACCGTCCGCTTACACGGACAGAAGGTCTCCACCTCCACCGATACCGACCGATCGAAAACCAGGGCGGCTGACATTGGATTCGTCTTCCAAGACGCCGCCCTGGACCCATCACGATCAATCCTTGATGCAGTGATCGAACCCGGACTCTACGCTGGGTGGCGCTCATCCGAGGCTCGAGCGCGCGGACGAGAGTTACTAGAGAGCCTCGGCTTAGCTCACAGAGCAACACATCGACCGGGAGAGATTTCGGGAGGTCAGGCACAACGAGTCGCCGTCGCCCGTTCACTCATCGCCGACCCCTCCGTGCTCTTGGCCGATGAACCGACCGGGAACCTCGATGCGGCCAACGCCCAATCGGTCCTCGAAGCACTCTCCCACACCACCGAACATGACCACCGGGGGGCAGCAGCTGGTCGAACCGTAGTCATCGCTACCCACGATCCCTTCGTCATCGACTTCGCCGACGAGGTCTTAGACCTATGA
- a CDS encoding ABC transporter permease, protein MLDPPAPDHLTVNSPVSLAALQTELSSDFTTFSRALLFGVFGTGGLLVATVTLADVLVRRADLGRRRALGATRTIITALVVTRTLIPSLLGATIGAIVGVGLTIALEAIPPWEFVLGTAVLAVLTTTLSAVAPAVYASRQDPVRVLRTP, encoded by the coding sequence ATGCTCGATCCTCCAGCGCCGGACCACCTGACTGTTAATTCCCCAGTATCTTTGGCTGCTCTGCAGACAGAGCTCAGCTCCGACTTCACTACATTCAGTCGGGCCCTGCTCTTTGGCGTCTTCGGAACAGGCGGTCTACTGGTCGCCACGGTGACGCTTGCCGATGTGCTCGTGCGTCGGGCCGATTTAGGACGACGTCGAGCCCTCGGGGCCACCCGAACGATCATCACTGCCCTGGTGGTAACTCGCACCCTTATCCCCTCGTTACTGGGAGCGACAATCGGGGCCATCGTCGGCGTCGGCCTCACCATCGCCCTTGAGGCGATCCCACCCTGGGAGTTCGTTCTAGGGACTGCGGTACTCGCTGTGCTCACCACCACGCTCTCAGCGGTGGCGCCTGCTGTATACGCCTCACGCCAAGATCCCGTCCGAGTGCTCCGGACCCCTTAG
- a CDS encoding transcriptional regulator yields MKAASRQVQFDELIHAPIRLRICASLAPLQWAEFAQLRDALEVADSVLSKHLKQLSEAGYVEVERFSKGGRSHVRVALTRNGRKAYIGHVAALRAMTDETT; encoded by the coding sequence ATGAAAGCTGCGTCTAGACAGGTTCAGTTCGACGAATTGATCCATGCCCCGATTCGTCTGCGTATCTGCGCGAGTCTGGCACCTCTGCAGTGGGCCGAGTTCGCACAGTTACGGGACGCGCTTGAGGTCGCAGATTCAGTATTGAGCAAACACCTCAAGCAACTCTCCGAAGCCGGGTACGTGGAGGTAGAGAGGTTTTCCAAAGGTGGACGCAGCCACGTCCGAGTGGCACTGACTAGAAATGGTCGGAAAGCGTATATCGGTCATGTCGCCGCGTTGCGCGCCATGACTGACGAGACCACTTGA
- a CDS encoding tetratricopeptide repeat protein has translation MTKTLNAQLDAILAARDRENMTPTLQALLPIYEQYPNNPRVFYELGGAYDTAGEEATALGLYEDAMAEGLTGEIRRRCYLQYGSTLRNLGRFEDSSAVFSRARSEFPESAALAVFESLTLHAAGRAATAVASLLTLLSDRLDDPELHRYEPAIRDYAQDLFSLDAEAVRPAR, from the coding sequence ATGACAAAAACCCTCAACGCCCAACTCGACGCCATCCTTGCCGCACGAGACCGAGAAAACATGACGCCTACTCTTCAGGCTCTGTTACCCATTTACGAGCAGTATCCCAACAACCCCAGGGTGTTCTACGAGCTAGGAGGCGCCTACGACACTGCCGGGGAGGAAGCCACCGCACTCGGGTTGTATGAAGATGCAATGGCGGAGGGGCTCACTGGGGAAATTCGTCGCCGTTGCTACCTGCAATACGGCAGCACCTTGCGCAACCTTGGCAGGTTTGAGGACTCGAGTGCGGTCTTTTCCCGAGCACGTAGCGAGTTTCCTGAATCCGCAGCTCTGGCAGTCTTCGAGTCGCTCACGCTCCACGCTGCCGGGCGAGCCGCGACTGCTGTTGCAAGCCTGCTTACTCTTCTGTCGGACCGCTTGGACGACCCTGAACTCCACAGGTATGAACCCGCCATCCGGGACTATGCGCAGGATCTGTTCTCGCTCGATGCAGAAGCCGTGAGGCCTGCGCGGTAG
- a CDS encoding class I SAM-dependent methyltransferase gives MANETSREAYSRRSTEYIELLGSMAAVHPADRQLVSTWARDAGDVIDVGCGPGHWTNFLADQGTSIRGIDLVPEFIEHARHAYPATDFTAGSLDSLNADPGSVGGILSWYSLIHYEPEAIQVPLLEFSRVLKPGGTLLVGFFEGPTVEKFAHAVTPAYWWPIDDFCTELNAAGFDVVESHVRKTAGQRPHAAIAARC, from the coding sequence ATGGCCAACGAAACGAGCAGAGAAGCGTACTCACGTAGATCGACGGAGTACATCGAACTCCTGGGATCAATGGCCGCCGTACACCCCGCGGACCGCCAGCTTGTCTCTACTTGGGCCCGCGACGCCGGTGATGTGATTGACGTCGGATGCGGTCCGGGTCACTGGACGAACTTTTTGGCCGATCAAGGAACTTCTATCCGCGGAATCGACTTGGTCCCCGAGTTCATCGAGCATGCCCGGCATGCATATCCGGCCACGGACTTCACCGCCGGTAGCCTCGACTCCCTCAATGCCGACCCGGGTTCAGTCGGCGGAATTCTCTCCTGGTACTCCCTCATCCACTATGAGCCCGAAGCCATCCAAGTCCCCTTGCTGGAGTTCAGCCGGGTTCTCAAGCCAGGAGGCACGCTGCTGGTTGGCTTTTTCGAGGGCCCGACGGTGGAGAAATTCGCCCATGCTGTCACGCCAGCGTATTGGTGGCCTATCGATGATTTTTGCACTGAGTTGAATGCGGCCGGCTTCGATGTGGTCGAATCCCATGTCCGAAAGACTGCCGGTCAGCGACCTCATGCAGCGATCGCCGCGCGTTGCTGA
- a CDS encoding SIR2 family protein: MTAETSSTSPENTLKVREDAEPVRFTMNEGEARITSPGQPNWVGEDFGRAVLRSRIEPWLTSLVQADHLNLLIGSGLTRGIHQIAGAHSPASMSAGKFESFSEQIADAAETSAKAAGRSASNIEDEIRTANQLFRGLEILKDDAADDLGSEISSVLEMFANSILEGERNLALADHVTREEAFTTLASFLMSFCSRTGTRDRLGLFTTNYDRLVEVGAELAGLHLIDRFVGTISPIFRSSRVDLDLHYNPPGIRGEPRFVEGVARFTKLHGSLDWIETKDSIRKVGLPFGASRLDPYLAVPGYSDAEFQRLMIYPNASKDRETADFPYVELFRDLAAAVVRPNAVTVTYGYSFGDEHINRVLQDALTIPSTHLVVISYGDELGRIQDAFNSWGHKSQMSLLIGPELADLETLTTHYLPKPSIDLASRRMGELIRQRHGEPSHLGINNHRENEESK; the protein is encoded by the coding sequence ATGACCGCAGAAACTAGTAGCACGTCACCTGAGAACACCCTAAAGGTGCGCGAGGATGCCGAACCCGTTCGGTTCACTATGAACGAAGGCGAAGCGCGAATAACGTCTCCGGGCCAACCGAATTGGGTTGGTGAGGATTTTGGCAGGGCAGTACTACGCTCACGAATCGAGCCCTGGTTAACGTCTCTAGTTCAAGCTGACCACTTAAACCTTCTGATCGGATCAGGACTCACCCGAGGCATCCACCAGATAGCCGGAGCACACTCTCCCGCGAGTATGAGCGCAGGAAAATTTGAGTCATTCAGCGAACAGATCGCCGATGCCGCAGAGACATCGGCTAAGGCCGCAGGACGGAGTGCGTCCAATATAGAGGATGAGATACGTACAGCAAATCAGCTCTTTCGCGGTTTAGAGATTCTAAAAGACGATGCCGCCGACGACCTAGGATCTGAAATATCGAGCGTCCTGGAAATGTTTGCTAATTCGATTCTGGAAGGTGAACGAAATCTAGCACTAGCTGATCATGTTACACGGGAGGAAGCATTCACGACTCTGGCATCCTTCCTAATGAGCTTCTGCAGCCGAACTGGAACTCGGGATCGCCTCGGCCTCTTCACCACTAACTACGATCGCTTAGTAGAAGTCGGAGCCGAACTCGCTGGGCTACACCTCATTGACCGTTTTGTTGGGACCATATCTCCTATCTTCAGATCTTCCCGAGTCGATCTAGACCTCCACTACAACCCTCCCGGCATCAGGGGAGAACCGCGTTTTGTCGAAGGAGTTGCTCGCTTCACCAAGCTACATGGCTCTCTAGATTGGATTGAGACCAAGGATTCCATACGAAAAGTTGGCCTCCCGTTTGGGGCTTCCCGCTTAGATCCTTACCTCGCAGTGCCAGGGTATTCTGACGCCGAGTTCCAACGACTGATGATCTATCCCAACGCAAGCAAAGACCGAGAAACAGCGGACTTCCCCTACGTTGAATTGTTCCGCGATCTCGCTGCTGCAGTAGTTCGGCCCAATGCCGTCACCGTCACCTACGGATACAGCTTCGGAGACGAACACATTAATCGAGTACTTCAGGACGCCCTCACGATCCCCTCCACACATCTGGTGGTCATCTCGTACGGAGATGAGCTTGGTCGCATCCAGGACGCTTTCAACTCATGGGGTCACAAGTCGCAGATGTCTCTACTCATAGGACCGGAACTAGCAGACTTAGAGACTTTAACCACCCACTACCTCCCGAAACCGTCGATCGATCTGGCAAGCCGGCGTATGGGGGAGTTAATACGACAGAGACACGGAGAACCCAGCCACCTTGGCATCAATAATCATCGCGAAAACGAGGAGTCGAAGTGA
- a CDS encoding helicase HerA domain-containing protein — protein MSVTPMAFADSLQVGHIEFVSPDKIEVMLDIQAPDATAINTGTPSSFPRVNAYVLVPIEGGFTVGQIEWITVERTPHPQRKGARDFGLVDVPYPMRKLSLSPVGVLALTVSSDGIKRFKFSRGIRAFPTVGDPVLLPTTAQLKAIVESGDRRRVNIGTSPLAADAEVTVDPDRIFGRHLAVLGSTGSGKSCSVAGLIRWSLEAAAAQRGPEEKSQPNARFIVLDPNGEYSQTFKDLNAKVLSVAADGDSDQLSVPLWLWNTEEWASFTQATPKTQRPVLTHALRALRDGQLDAEPSPSHAMRRYLRTVESTIHVEYKRGSPWGEFPRPKNFTEKLINLRKGFIDDRTFTPHESQCLNDMSQYFQQLIDARSGQYPTYDASLPETRTLLEKIRTAHHAFGGSDTETRPIDADVPRHFTGDQFVKSLEAHAELLGVTEYVETLLMRVRTLLADSRLQPVIGDTNQLDLQAWLETNLGDHSGPGVTVIDLSLVPTEVVHIVTSVIARLVLEALQRYRKAQAGNTLPTVLVMEEAHTFIKRYISDNEVKSAQETCSHTFEKIAREGRKFGLGLILSSQRPSELSPTVLSQCNTFLLHRLSNHTDQDLVHRLVPDNMRGLLRDLPSLPSRNAVLLGWASELPVAVEIRNLARQHRPRSDDPDYWNVWTGKSDSGEKVTREVDWGSISREWQQGS, from the coding sequence GTGAGTGTCACTCCAATGGCGTTCGCGGACTCTCTTCAAGTTGGCCATATTGAGTTTGTGTCGCCCGACAAAATTGAAGTCATGCTTGATATTCAGGCACCCGACGCGACGGCGATCAACACAGGAACACCCAGCTCGTTTCCTCGTGTCAATGCCTATGTCCTCGTACCTATCGAGGGTGGTTTCACAGTAGGACAGATCGAGTGGATCACGGTTGAACGAACTCCCCACCCCCAGCGAAAGGGCGCGCGCGACTTTGGATTGGTCGATGTCCCTTACCCGATGCGAAAGCTGAGCCTCAGCCCGGTTGGCGTTCTTGCTCTGACAGTTTCGTCGGATGGTATAAAACGCTTCAAGTTCAGCAGAGGTATCCGTGCATTCCCTACCGTTGGGGATCCGGTGCTTCTTCCGACCACCGCTCAACTAAAAGCGATAGTCGAATCCGGTGACCGAAGACGGGTCAACATTGGTACGAGCCCGTTGGCTGCTGACGCAGAAGTCACCGTAGATCCCGACCGTATCTTCGGACGACACCTAGCCGTACTTGGTAGTACGGGTAGCGGGAAATCTTGTTCCGTTGCCGGCCTCATCCGTTGGTCTCTCGAAGCAGCCGCGGCACAGCGAGGCCCGGAGGAGAAGAGTCAACCAAATGCACGGTTTATCGTTCTTGACCCGAACGGTGAGTACTCTCAGACGTTCAAGGATCTAAACGCCAAGGTCCTATCGGTTGCAGCTGACGGCGACTCTGATCAGCTGAGCGTCCCCTTATGGTTGTGGAACACGGAGGAGTGGGCGTCCTTCACACAGGCGACCCCAAAGACGCAACGTCCAGTGCTAACTCATGCACTGCGTGCACTGCGAGATGGGCAACTGGATGCTGAGCCCTCCCCCAGTCACGCGATGCGCAGATATCTGCGCACCGTCGAATCCACGATTCATGTTGAGTACAAAAGAGGCAGTCCCTGGGGAGAGTTCCCTAGACCCAAGAATTTTACTGAGAAGCTTATTAATCTTCGTAAAGGATTCATTGACGATCGGACATTCACGCCTCACGAAAGTCAGTGTCTCAATGACATGTCTCAGTATTTCCAGCAACTAATTGACGCTCGATCTGGCCAGTACCCTACATACGATGCCAGCCTCCCAGAGACAAGAACACTCCTAGAGAAGATTCGCACTGCCCATCACGCCTTCGGTGGATCAGATACTGAGACGCGGCCGATAGACGCAGACGTCCCTCGCCATTTCACTGGTGACCAATTCGTGAAGAGCCTTGAAGCCCATGCGGAACTCCTTGGCGTCACAGAGTATGTAGAGACACTGCTCATGCGGGTGCGGACCTTACTTGCGGATTCAAGGCTTCAACCGGTCATCGGGGACACGAACCAGCTCGACTTACAAGCCTGGCTCGAGACCAACCTCGGTGACCACTCAGGTCCAGGCGTGACGGTGATCGATTTGTCACTGGTGCCAACCGAGGTCGTGCATATCGTGACCTCCGTGATCGCGCGTTTAGTTCTCGAGGCATTACAGCGGTATCGAAAAGCTCAGGCCGGCAACACCCTCCCAACCGTGCTGGTCATGGAAGAGGCGCACACCTTCATTAAGCGCTACATCTCGGATAACGAAGTTAAATCGGCGCAGGAAACTTGTTCGCACACGTTCGAGAAGATTGCGCGAGAAGGTCGCAAGTTCGGCCTAGGACTGATCCTGTCTTCTCAACGTCCCAGCGAACTCTCCCCAACGGTGCTGTCACAGTGCAATACGTTCCTCCTGCATCGTCTCAGCAACCACACAGACCAAGACCTTGTGCACCGACTAGTGCCGGACAATATGCGAGGCCTTCTACGCGATCTCCCTTCACTACCTTCCCGGAACGCAGTCCTTCTCGGTTGGGCGTCGGAGCTACCTGTCGCCGTAGAGATAAGAAACCTCGCACGTCAGCATCGTCCAAGATCAGACGATCCTGATTATTGGAATGTCTGGACCGGAAAATCTGACTCAGGTGAAAAGGTAACGAGGGAGGTTGACTGGGGCTCCATCAGTCGCGAATGGCAACAAGGCTCGTAG
- a CDS encoding recombinase family protein, producing the protein MRLLGYTRVSTASQDSQLQVDALLGEGVQRRDVFFDVTSGSKTAVSRPGMKRLLEYAESGDTVVVWRVDRLGRSLIDVLNTVNLLRDRGVAVKSISDGIDPATSTGRLMLNMLATLAEYERELITERVNAGIAAAKQSGTRFGRPPTDPVETAEKLRVVQDARARGRTATEAAKLVGWSRATFYRHQSTGSQM; encoded by the coding sequence ATGAGGCTTTTGGGGTACACACGGGTTAGCACCGCGAGTCAGGATTCGCAGCTGCAGGTCGATGCGTTGCTGGGGGAGGGGGTGCAACGTCGGGATGTGTTCTTCGATGTGACCTCTGGATCGAAGACCGCGGTTTCTCGTCCAGGGATGAAAAGGCTGCTGGAGTATGCCGAGTCTGGGGACACTGTGGTGGTCTGGCGAGTTGACCGGTTGGGCCGGTCGTTGATTGATGTGCTGAACACTGTGAATCTTCTCCGGGATAGGGGAGTGGCGGTGAAGTCCATCAGTGACGGTATCGATCCTGCGACCTCAACGGGCCGGCTCATGTTGAACATGCTGGCAACCTTGGCGGAGTACGAACGCGAGCTCATCACCGAGCGAGTCAATGCCGGCATCGCGGCTGCGAAGCAAAGTGGCACACGCTTTGGCCGACCCCCGACAGATCCAGTGGAGACCGCAGAGAAGCTGCGGGTGGTTCAAGATGCTCGCGCTCGAGGGCGAACTGCGACAGAGGCAGCGAAGCTGGTCGGGTGGAGCAGGGCGACCTTCTATCGACACCAAAGTACTGGGAGCCAGATGTAG
- a CDS encoding transcriptional regulator produces MSTLDPVIHTPARLQIAATLAQLPVGDSLAFTRLQKELSMTAGNLSTHIHKLENARYVEVTKTYEGRSPVTYLALSTSGRGALETYTRQMREILTKGSPE; encoded by the coding sequence ATGAGCACACTCGATCCGGTCATCCACACTCCCGCGCGGCTGCAGATCGCAGCGACACTAGCCCAACTACCCGTCGGAGACTCACTGGCGTTCACCCGGTTGCAGAAGGAACTCTCTATGACCGCCGGCAACCTCTCCACTCACATCCACAAGTTAGAGAACGCTCGATACGTCGAGGTCACTAAAACATATGAGGGCCGCTCCCCCGTCACTTATCTAGCATTGAGTACCTCTGGTAGGGGTGCGCTAGAGACCTACACGCGCCAGATGCGCGAGATTCTCACGAAAGGCTCTCCCGAATAA
- a CDS encoding histone-like nucleoid-structuring protein Lsr2 yields the protein MAQKVEVVLVDDLDGSEAKETVTFGLDARFYEIDLSDDHAKELRETLKKYIRKGRAIAPPSPQNEARQIREWAVKNGHQVSSRGRLHRDIVEAYRNAKKR from the coding sequence ATGGCGCAGAAGGTAGAAGTGGTTTTGGTGGATGATCTCGATGGCAGCGAAGCTAAAGAGACCGTCACGTTTGGACTCGACGCTCGGTTCTACGAGATCGATCTCAGCGATGACCACGCCAAAGAGCTGCGGGAAACGCTGAAGAAGTACATTCGCAAAGGCCGCGCGATCGCCCCGCCATCCCCGCAGAATGAGGCACGTCAGATCCGTGAGTGGGCGGTGAAGAACGGCCACCAGGTCTCCTCACGGGGTCGGCTGCACCGCGACATCGTCGAGGCCTACCGCAACGCGAAGAAACGATAA
- a CDS encoding RES family NAD+ phosphorylase, whose amino-acid sequence MLPDPLEPPAITDLHDKRLFRVARAENPFYWSEISAEDSPRKHAGNRFDVPGHGVLYFASSLEGAYAETLARFRPSPAIRKHVAEQDPHFMMVGGVPRDGRDKRTIAEAILRDPLPFLDVESPHTHEVLTTALATELVDLGEGVIDVASVRGRNRLLTRAIASWAFDQRDAAGHPIYGGLRYLSRVDTRFECWAVFAGAEFRETKTSPIDPTASELVSIAELYKLRVF is encoded by the coding sequence ATGCTGCCTGATCCCCTGGAACCGCCTGCCATCACGGATCTTCACGACAAGCGGCTCTTTCGCGTCGCTCGAGCGGAGAACCCCTTCTACTGGTCTGAGATCTCCGCCGAAGACAGCCCACGCAAACACGCCGGGAACCGCTTCGATGTCCCCGGCCATGGTGTGCTTTATTTCGCGAGCTCCTTGGAAGGCGCTTACGCGGAGACTCTGGCCCGGTTCCGTCCATCCCCCGCCATCAGGAAGCACGTGGCAGAACAAGATCCGCATTTCATGATGGTCGGGGGAGTACCTCGTGATGGGCGAGATAAGCGCACCATCGCAGAAGCAATCTTGAGAGACCCGCTGCCCTTCCTGGATGTGGAAAGCCCGCACACCCATGAGGTGCTCACCACCGCGCTGGCCACAGAACTTGTTGACCTGGGAGAGGGAGTCATTGATGTGGCCAGCGTCCGCGGACGCAACCGACTGCTCACCCGCGCGATTGCCTCGTGGGCCTTCGACCAACGAGACGCAGCGGGTCACCCCATCTATGGGGGTCTGCGGTATCTCTCCCGCGTAGATACCCGGTTCGAATGCTGGGCGGTATTCGCCGGGGCAGAGTTCCGGGAAACGAAAACCAGCCCCATCGACCCCACAGCGTCCGAGCTGGTGTCTATCGCGGAGCTCTATAAGCTCCGCGTCTTCTAG